One genomic segment of Amycolatopsis granulosa includes these proteins:
- a CDS encoding DUF4242 domain-containing protein, whose amino-acid sequence MTLYLFEVVPADAGREAAAQLLERLGKAAVALGAELIESQVTADHGRVFAVVEAGAREAADQLRTEIETDTTGVREVSAPAEVRLVGADLAEVKAARPRAGYLVEWDLPATLDMDSYLARKKANAPRYADVPEVQFLRTYVREDMVKCLCFYDAPGEDLVRAARAAVDTPVDRLHALDDPA is encoded by the coding sequence ATGACGCTGTACCTGTTCGAAGTCGTCCCCGCGGACGCGGGCCGCGAGGCCGCCGCGCAACTGCTCGAGCGCCTCGGCAAGGCCGCCGTGGCCCTCGGCGCCGAGCTGATCGAGTCACAGGTGACCGCCGACCACGGCCGGGTCTTCGCGGTCGTGGAGGCCGGTGCCCGCGAGGCCGCCGATCAGCTGCGCACGGAGATCGAGACCGACACCACCGGGGTGCGGGAGGTCAGCGCTCCGGCGGAGGTGCGGCTGGTCGGCGCCGATCTCGCCGAGGTCAAGGCCGCCCGCCCGCGTGCCGGTTACCTCGTGGAGTGGGACCTGCCGGCCACCCTGGACATGGACTCCTACCTGGCCCGCAAGAAGGCGAACGCGCCCCGCTACGCCGACGTGCCCGAGGTCCAGTTCCTGCGCACCTACGTCCGCGAGGACATGGTGAAGTGCCTGTGCTTCTACGACGCACCCGGTGAGGACCTGGTACGGGCGGCGCGCGCCGCCGTGGACACCCCGGTCGACCGGCTGCACGCCCTGGACGACCCGGCATGA
- a CDS encoding helix-turn-helix domain-containing protein: protein MGDEQPALFAAAVGDVLRELRTRRGWTRSDLSTRMGGAVSPSAISGYESGYRALKLELLAELCTALGVRVDTVVATADRRVRSPSPARVHVLRHRSRRHASL, encoded by the coding sequence GTGGGAGACGAGCAGCCGGCCCTCTTCGCCGCCGCGGTGGGTGACGTCCTGCGCGAGCTGCGCACGCGTCGTGGGTGGACCCGGAGCGACCTGAGCACGCGGATGGGTGGTGCGGTCTCGCCCTCGGCGATCTCCGGCTACGAAAGCGGTTACCGCGCGCTGAAGCTGGAGCTGCTCGCCGAGCTGTGCACCGCACTCGGTGTCCGGGTCGACACCGTCGTCGCCACCGCCGATCGCCGGGTGCGCTCGCCGTCTCCGGCGCGGGTTCACGTGCTGCGGCACCGCAGCCGGCGCCACGCCAGTTTGTAG
- a CDS encoding helix-turn-helix domain-containing protein produces MSTPRDRALPAERLLSAAATLFARDGIRAVGVDRLLAEAKVARASLYQTYGSKDALVVAYLRHQDEQDRSGYARACAGVTDPAERLLLVFDLAAKSARRRRFRGCLYLNAATEFPDARHPVIGAVHDHREWLRELWRVCLTELGIAAPGPLVDRLVVLYDGGLAGSKAARSTEPILLAREMAAEMIAEHLRDGDRPAVRSGT; encoded by the coding sequence GTGTCCACTCCGCGAGATCGCGCACTACCCGCCGAGCGTCTGCTGAGCGCGGCGGCCACCCTGTTCGCCCGCGACGGGATCCGGGCGGTCGGCGTGGACCGGCTCCTCGCCGAGGCGAAGGTGGCGCGCGCCAGCCTGTACCAGACCTACGGTTCGAAGGACGCCCTGGTCGTGGCGTACCTGCGGCACCAGGACGAGCAGGACCGCTCCGGCTACGCGCGCGCCTGCGCGGGAGTGACCGATCCGGCCGAGCGCCTGCTGCTGGTCTTCGACCTGGCCGCGAAGTCCGCGCGGCGCCGCCGGTTCCGCGGCTGTCTCTACCTCAACGCCGCGACCGAGTTCCCGGACGCGCGGCACCCGGTGATCGGCGCGGTGCACGACCACCGCGAGTGGCTGCGCGAGCTGTGGCGCGTATGCCTGACCGAACTCGGGATCGCCGCCCCGGGCCCGCTGGTGGACCGGCTGGTCGTCCTCTACGACGGCGGGCTGGCCGGTTCGAAGGCGGCGCGCAGCACCGAACCAATCCTGCTGGCCCGCGAAATGGCCGCGGAGATGATCGCGGAGCACCTCCGCGACGGCGACCGGCCGGCGGTCCGGAGCGGGACCTAG
- a CDS encoding cyclase family protein, protein MPVLADLVSALRTGGVEVVDLTAPLSASTPVLQLPPPFANTASFQLTEISRYDDRGPRWYWNDIRTGEHVGTHVDAPVHWLSGKDGPSVDRIPLRTLIGPAAVLDASDRVADDPDFLLGIDDVRRWERDHGPLPEGGWLLYRTGWDARSGDQADFLNAGDGVSHTPGVSPECARWLAEEAPIAGFGVETVGTDAGRATELDPIFPCHDRLLGAGKCGLTQLRNLAQLPAAGALLVVSPLPIVGGSGSPARVYAFVERS, encoded by the coding sequence ATGCCCGTACTGGCCGACCTGGTGAGCGCGCTGCGGACCGGCGGCGTCGAGGTCGTGGACCTGACGGCGCCGCTGTCGGCGAGCACCCCGGTGTTGCAGCTGCCACCGCCCTTCGCCAACACCGCGAGCTTCCAGCTGACCGAGATCAGCCGATACGACGACCGGGGCCCGCGCTGGTACTGGAACGACATTCGCACCGGCGAGCACGTCGGCACCCACGTCGACGCACCCGTCCACTGGCTCTCCGGCAAGGACGGGCCCAGCGTGGACCGGATTCCGCTGCGCACCCTGATCGGGCCCGCGGCGGTGCTCGACGCATCGGACCGGGTCGCCGACGACCCGGACTTCCTCCTCGGCATCGACGACGTCCGGCGGTGGGAACGCGACCACGGGCCGCTGCCCGAGGGCGGCTGGCTGCTCTACCGCACCGGATGGGACGCGCGGTCGGGCGACCAGGCGGACTTCCTCAACGCCGGCGACGGCGTCTCGCACACCCCCGGAGTCTCCCCGGAGTGCGCCCGGTGGCTGGCCGAGGAAGCCCCGATCGCGGGGTTCGGGGTGGAGACCGTGGGCACCGACGCCGGCCGCGCGACCGAGCTGGATCCGATCTTCCCGTGCCACGACCGGCTGCTGGGCGCGGGCAAGTGCGGGCTGACCCAGCTGCGCAACCTCGCCCAGCTGCCCGCGGCCGGCGCCCTGCTGGTCGTCTCGCCGCTGCCGATCGTGGGCGGCTCGGGCAGCCCGGCGCGCGTCTACGCGTTCGTGGAGCGGTCGTGA
- a CDS encoding acyl-CoA dehydrogenase family protein produces MSTGTLTETSAFFAERAAHVDSPDGDVRPGLAFLGARDLLGLGAGSDGGPGLVAAAELIEAVAGECLSSAFALWAHRMVLEYLARGRSGALTGELAVRLRAGELTGSTAMATALRDVAGIEPVPVRAEPTATGLRLSGPIPWASNLFPGAVVVLPVRTGEGRAVVVVRVGDPGVTVAPARPLLALNGTASSSALLSDVDVPGDAVLSTDLAGFVAAFRPTFLVLQTAFCAGLAARSLDEAERGLARADAELAGDVAEHRRSAEALRARLRDLARDTRAEPVTAYIRLRLAAVRLAVAASRLESTVRGGAGYLATSGTSRRLREAAFLPIQAPTEGHLRWELRHSA; encoded by the coding sequence ATGAGCACCGGGACCCTGACGGAGACGAGCGCGTTCTTCGCCGAACGCGCCGCGCACGTCGACTCCCCGGACGGGGACGTCCGCCCCGGGCTGGCCTTCCTCGGTGCTCGCGACCTGCTCGGGCTGGGTGCGGGCAGTGACGGCGGACCCGGCCTGGTGGCCGCGGCCGAGCTGATCGAGGCGGTGGCCGGGGAGTGCCTGAGCTCGGCGTTCGCCCTGTGGGCGCACCGGATGGTGCTGGAGTACCTGGCCCGCGGGCGGTCCGGGGCGCTGACCGGCGAGCTGGCCGTCCGCCTGCGGGCGGGCGAGCTGACCGGGTCGACCGCGATGGCGACCGCCCTGCGGGACGTCGCGGGGATCGAGCCGGTGCCCGTGCGGGCCGAGCCCACCGCCACCGGGCTGCGGCTGTCCGGGCCGATCCCGTGGGCCTCCAACCTGTTCCCCGGCGCCGTGGTGGTCCTGCCCGTCCGCACCGGCGAGGGGCGCGCCGTCGTGGTGGTCCGCGTCGGCGACCCGGGGGTGACGGTCGCACCGGCCCGGCCGCTGCTGGCGCTCAACGGCACGGCGTCGTCCTCGGCCTTGCTGTCCGATGTGGACGTTCCGGGCGACGCGGTGCTCAGCACCGATCTCGCCGGGTTCGTCGCGGCCTTCCGCCCGACGTTCCTGGTGCTGCAAACGGCGTTCTGCGCCGGGCTGGCCGCGCGGTCGCTGGACGAGGCGGAACGCGGGCTCGCCCGCGCCGACGCCGAACTCGCCGGCGACGTCGCGGAACACCGGCGGTCCGCCGAAGCGCTCCGGGCACGCCTGCGCGACCTCGCCCGCGACACCCGCGCCGAACCCGTGACCGCCTACATCCGCCTGCGGCTGGCGGCCGTCCGGCTCGCCGTGGCCGCGTCCCGCCTGGAGTCGACGGTGCGCGGCGGTGCCGGTTACCTCGCCACCAGCGGCACCAGCAGACGGTTGCGCGAAGCGGCATTCCTGCCGATCCAGGCACCCACGGAAGGACACCTGCGATGGGAACTGCGGCACTCCGCCTGA
- a CDS encoding thiamine pyrophosphate-binding protein yields MIVAEAVGDVLARLGAGPVFGVVGSGNFHVTNALRAAGAAFYATRHEGGAATAADACGRMSGRVAIVTTHQGPGLANAVTGIGEAAKSRTPLIVLTADTPADDPLNNFHIDQDGLARAVGAVADRVHGPGTAVADTVRAYRTALHERRTVVLNLPLDVQAMPAPPPQPLAPVADPPVVQPDPAAVADLAALVAAARRPVFIAGRGGRGAAAEIRALANACGALLATSAVAHGLFHDDPWALGISGGFASPLAAELIRGADLVVAWGCALNRWTTRQGKLIGPTTRLAQVDVAADALGAHRPVHLGVPGDAATTARAVLTELGDRVTPGYRSPGLRARIAARGRWSTADFTDESTGALIDPRTLSVELDRILPAERVVSVDSGNFMGYPSAYLAVPDEFGFCFTQAFQSIGLGLATAIGAAIAQPGRLPVAALGDGGFHMAAAELDTAVRLGLPLVVIVYDDAAYGAEVHHFAGDHTTVRFPPSDIAAIARGFGCTGVTVHTTADLGSVTAWLNGPRDAPLVVDAKITDDGGSWWLAEAFHGH; encoded by the coding sequence GTGATCGTCGCCGAAGCGGTGGGTGACGTCCTGGCCCGGCTGGGCGCGGGCCCGGTCTTCGGCGTGGTGGGCAGCGGCAACTTCCACGTCACCAACGCCCTGCGCGCCGCCGGGGCCGCCTTCTACGCCACCCGCCACGAAGGCGGGGCGGCCACCGCCGCCGACGCGTGCGGGCGGATGAGCGGCCGGGTCGCGATCGTGACGACCCACCAGGGCCCCGGGCTGGCCAACGCCGTCACCGGCATCGGCGAGGCGGCCAAGAGCCGCACCCCGCTGATCGTGCTCACCGCCGACACCCCCGCCGACGACCCGCTCAACAACTTCCACATCGACCAGGACGGCCTGGCCCGCGCGGTCGGCGCGGTCGCCGACCGCGTGCACGGCCCGGGCACCGCGGTCGCCGACACCGTCCGCGCCTACCGGACGGCGCTGCACGAGCGCCGGACCGTCGTGCTCAACCTGCCGCTCGACGTCCAGGCGATGCCCGCTCCGCCACCGCAGCCGCTCGCGCCGGTCGCGGACCCACCGGTGGTGCAGCCGGATCCCGCCGCCGTCGCCGACCTGGCCGCGCTGGTCGCCGCCGCACGGCGGCCGGTGTTCATCGCCGGCCGCGGTGGCCGGGGCGCGGCGGCGGAGATCCGGGCGCTGGCGAACGCGTGCGGTGCGTTGCTCGCCACGTCCGCGGTGGCGCACGGGCTGTTCCACGACGACCCGTGGGCACTGGGCATCTCAGGCGGGTTCGCCTCACCGCTGGCCGCGGAGCTGATCCGCGGCGCGGACCTCGTCGTCGCTTGGGGTTGTGCGCTCAACCGCTGGACCACGCGCCAGGGCAAGCTGATCGGCCCCACCACCCGGCTCGCGCAGGTGGACGTGGCGGCGGACGCGCTGGGCGCGCACCGCCCGGTGCATCTCGGCGTACCCGGCGACGCCGCCACCACCGCCCGCGCGGTGCTCACCGAACTGGGTGACCGGGTCACGCCCGGCTACCGCTCCCCCGGGCTGCGCGCCCGGATCGCCGCCCGTGGGCGCTGGTCCACCGCCGACTTCACCGACGAGTCGACCGGTGCGCTGATCGATCCGCGCACGCTGTCGGTGGAGCTGGACCGGATCCTGCCCGCCGAGCGCGTGGTGTCGGTGGATTCGGGCAACTTCATGGGCTATCCCAGCGCCTACCTCGCGGTGCCGGACGAGTTCGGGTTCTGCTTCACGCAGGCGTTCCAGTCGATCGGGCTGGGACTGGCCACGGCGATCGGTGCCGCGATCGCCCAGCCGGGCAGGCTGCCGGTCGCGGCACTGGGCGACGGCGGCTTCCACATGGCCGCCGCCGAACTGGACACCGCCGTCCGGCTGGGGCTGCCGCTGGTGGTGATCGTGTACGACGACGCCGCCTACGGCGCCGAGGTCCACCACTTCGCCGGCGACCACACCACCGTGCGATTCCCGCCCAGCGACATCGCGGCCATCGCCCGCGGCTTCGGCTGCACCGGCGTCACCGTCCACACCACCGCCGATCTCGGGTCCGTCACCGCCTGGCTCAACGGGCCGCGCGACGCCCCGCTCGTGGTCGACGCGAAGATCACCGACGACGGCGGGTCGTGGTGGCTCGCCGAGGCGTTCCACGGGCATTAA
- a CDS encoding class E sortase — translation MPEVAGIVVAARPAVRVVRRLVQVTGELSVVLGLVVLLFVAYEEFGVAARVAGQQQILDRQLDQLWQSAAAPPEASTVVSPAATADAGPGGRPLARLYLPRLALHWAVVQGVSPADLRTGPGHYPGSQLPGEPGNFAVAGHRVRGTFWDLDKLVPGDAVVVETAEQWFVYRVTGTSVVAPTDSTVIAANPADPGAPPVRQLLTLTTCNPRWGNWERLIVHAELAGTRGKTAGRPPELEG, via the coding sequence ATGCCTGAGGTGGCCGGTATCGTCGTGGCGGCGCGGCCCGCCGTCCGCGTGGTTCGCCGGCTGGTGCAGGTCACCGGTGAGCTGTCCGTGGTGCTCGGCCTGGTGGTGCTGTTGTTCGTGGCCTACGAGGAGTTCGGGGTGGCGGCCCGGGTCGCCGGGCAGCAGCAGATCCTCGACCGGCAACTCGACCAGCTCTGGCAAAGCGCTGCGGCGCCACCGGAGGCGTCCACAGTGGTGTCCCCGGCGGCGACCGCGGACGCGGGCCCCGGGGGCAGGCCCCTCGCGCGGCTGTACCTGCCCCGGCTCGCGCTGCACTGGGCCGTGGTGCAAGGCGTGTCCCCGGCCGATCTGCGCACGGGACCGGGACACTACCCGGGCAGCCAGTTGCCCGGTGAGCCCGGCAACTTCGCGGTGGCCGGGCACCGGGTGCGTGGCACCTTCTGGGACCTGGACAAACTGGTGCCCGGCGACGCGGTCGTGGTGGAGACGGCGGAGCAGTGGTTCGTGTACCGGGTGACCGGCACGAGCGTGGTGGCGCCGACCGACAGCACCGTCATCGCCGCGAACCCCGCCGATCCCGGTGCACCACCCGTGCGGCAGCTGCTGACCCTGACGACGTGCAATCCCCGGTGGGGCAACTGGGAACGGCTGATCGTGCACGCCGAACTCGCCGGCACGCGGGGGAAAACCGCCGGCAGGCCACCGGAACTGGAGGGATGA
- a CDS encoding putative leader peptide: protein MTGIALVRRRHVDLRRVASACCR from the coding sequence ATGACCGGGATCGCGCTGGTGCGCCGCCGCCACGTCGACCTCCGGCGCGTCGCCAGCGCGTGCTGTCGCTGA
- a CDS encoding RNA polymerase sigma factor, translating into MSEVLAGRAPGPADEDLLSAARGGDREAVTQLYRRHHADLVRYARRFVRSAADAEDVSADALLRMMVALDAGRGPLTNVGAYLRTTVRRLAIDLAGRNALSLPAGLEAAEGAPTPEPDGEPALHAAFTALPPRWRDVLWRVDVLGYRPQDLAAESGISPAAACSLLWRARTALRRQYDELRTATAGTPGGPAGARPAAPGRA; encoded by the coding sequence ATGAGCGAGGTACTGGCCGGCAGAGCGCCGGGGCCCGCCGACGAGGACCTGCTGTCGGCGGCACGCGGCGGCGACCGGGAGGCGGTCACACAGCTCTACCGCCGGCACCACGCGGATCTGGTGCGGTACGCACGCCGGTTCGTCCGGTCGGCCGCCGATGCGGAGGACGTCTCCGCCGACGCACTGCTGCGGATGATGGTGGCGCTCGACGCCGGGCGCGGCCCGCTCACCAACGTCGGCGCCTACCTGCGGACCACGGTCCGCCGCCTCGCGATCGACCTGGCCGGGCGAAACGCGCTGAGCCTGCCCGCCGGGCTCGAGGCGGCCGAGGGCGCCCCCACCCCGGAACCGGACGGTGAGCCGGCCCTGCACGCCGCCTTCACCGCACTGCCACCGCGGTGGCGCGACGTGCTCTGGCGGGTGGACGTGCTGGGCTACCGGCCGCAGGACCTCGCCGCCGAGTCCGGGATCTCGCCGGCCGCCGCGTGCTCCTTGCTGTGGCGGGCACGCACCGCGCTGCGCAGGCAGTACGACGAACTGCGGACCGCCACCGCCGGGACTCCTGGCGGGCCGGCGGGCGCCCGGCCGGCTGCGCCCGGGCGGGCGTGA